The sequence GCTCGTTGTGCGTCCCGATTCGGGCGACCCGATGACGATCGTGCTGCAGACCGTGCGCGCGCTCGACGCGTCGTTCGGCTCGACCGTGAACGGCAAGGGGCGGCGCGTGCTGAACCGCGTGCGCGTGATCCAGGGCGATGGCGTCGACGAGCAGTCGATCGACGCGATTCTTTCCGCACTCGACGAAGCGGGCTATGCGGCCGGCAACCTCGTGTTCGGCATGGGCGGCGCGCTGCTGCAGCAGGTGAACCGCGATACGCAGCGCTTCGCGATGAAGTGCTCGGCGATCCGGCGCGGCGGCGTGTGGCACGACGTCTGCAAGGATCCGGTCACCGATCAGGGCAAGCGCTCGAAGAAGGGGCGGCTCACGCTGCTGCGCAATCGCCGAACGGGCGAGTATCGGACGACGACGCTGCCGGTTGCGTGGGACGATCGTGCGCTGGAAGGCGAATGGGGCGACGCGCTCGAGACGGTGTTCGATACCGGGCGGTTGCTCGTCGATACGTCGTTCGCCGAGGTGCGGGCGAGGGCGCACGCGGGGGAAGCGTGACGCGGTGACAGGCGCGAACGGGGCGTCGATGTGCGTCGCCGCCCCGTTCGCGCTCAGGTGACGCGGGCGGCACGGGTGACGAGCGCGCGCCCCTGCGCGTCCGGCTGCGTGCCTGTGCGTTCCGCGGTGCGTGCCGCATCCATCGCCCGCGCCAGCGCATCGAACACCACCGGCCCCTTGCAGCGCGACACGTTGAAGCGCAGGTACGACGTCGCGCTGCGTGATGCGCTGAACACGTTGCCGGGCGCCAGCACGACGTCGTGTTCCAGCGCGTGGCGTGCGACGCGCGCGGCGTCGAGCCCGTCGGGCAGTTGCGCCCACACGAACAGGCCGCCGCGCGGCTCCGTCCAGATCCCGAACCCGGCGCGCGCGAGGCGCCGGATCGTTTCGCCCATCGCCTCCGCGAGACGCGCGCGCAGGCTGTCGAGGTGACGCCGGTAGGTGCCGTCGACGAGCAGCCGGTGCACGACGTTCGCGCCGATCTGCGCGTTGCCGAACGATGTCGCGAGCTTCAGGTCGACGAGCGCCTCGATCCACTCCGGGCGTGCGGCGACGTAGCCGCAGCGAATCGAGGCCGACAGCGTCTTCGAGAAGCTGCCGATCGACACGACGCGCGACAGCCCGTCGAATGCCGCGAGGCGCGGCGCGGGCGTGCTCTCGAAATCCGCGAAGATGTCGTCCTCGACGATCAGCAGGCCGTGTTCCGCCGCGAGCGTCAGCAGCCGGTGCGCGACGGGCGGCGCGAGCGTCGCGCCGGTCGGGTTGTGCAGCGCCGCGTTGGTGATGTACAGGCGCGGCCGGTGCTCGGCGAGCACCTGCTCGAAGCGGGCGAGATCGGGCCCGTTCGGCGTGTACGGGACGCTGACGATCCGCGCGCGGTGCGCGCGCAGCAGCGCCTGGAAGTTGAAGTAGCACGGATCGTCGAGCACGACCGTGTCGCCCGGCTCCAGCAGCAGGCGGCACACGAGATCGAGCGCGTGCGTGCCGCCGTCGGTCAGCATGATCTGCGCGGGTTCCGCGTGGATGCCGTGCTGTGCGAGCCGCCATGCGAGCTGCTGGCGCAGTGCGGGCAGGCCGAGCGGCGTCGCGTAGTCGGTCAACGCGTCGGATTCGTCGCGCGACACGGCACGCAGCGCGCGGCGCAGGCTCTCGTCCGGCAGCCACGACGACGGCAGCCATCCGCAGCCGGGCTTCACGGCCGTCGGTGCCGCTTCGAGCGACTGGCGCGACAGCCACAGCGGATCGAGTTCGCGATCGAGGCGCGGGCCGAGATCGGCGAGCGCGAGCGGCGGCGCGTGGCCCGACACATAAAAGCCCGAGCCGCGCCGCGCAACGAGCACGCCTTCGCTGGCGAGCCGCTCGTACGCATCGACGACCGTCGATTTCGACACGCCCAGCCCGTCGGCCATCATCCGGATCGACGGCACGCGCGCGCCGGGCATCAGCGCACGGCTCGCGATCCGCGCGCGTAAGGTATCCATCACGGTTTCCACGCGCGTGCGCGACGGGGCGGGCGGAACGGGAATCGGGGCGGCATGGTTCATGGCGAAGAATGAACTGTACGGCTGGTTGTCCAGTACAGTTTGTCCGAATTGTATTGGGTTGTAGCTTACGCGTTTTTCGCGGGCGGCGGATCATCGGTCATCCACTTTCCCCGTTCAGGATTTACCGTGCAAAAGACGACCGACGGATGGCTCAGCGGCTTGCTGGGCGTGATCATCTTCAGTGGCTCGCTGCCTGCGACGCGTGTCGCGGTGCAGGGGCTCGACCCGTTGTTCCTCACGTTCGCGCGCGCGACGATCGCCGGCGCGCTTGGCCTGCTGCTGCTCGTCGTGCTGAAGCAAAGGCGGCCGACGCGTGCCGAGGCCGTGTCGCTGGCCATTGTCGCGCTCGGGGTCGTGGTCGGCTTCCCGTTGCTGACGGCGCTGGCGCTGAAGCACGTAACGTCCGCGCATGCGATCGTGTTCGTCGGGTTGCTGCCGCTCGCGACCGCGCTGTTCGGCGTATGGCGCGGCGGCGAGCGGCCGCGGCTGCCGTTCTGGATCTTCTCGATCGTCGGCAGCGGCGCGGTGGCCGCGTTTGCGCTGCGCAACGGCGGCCAGGCGTCGGTGGTCGGCGATGCGCTGATGCTGGCCGCGATCGTCGCGTGCGGGCTCGGCTACGCGGAAGGCGCGCGCCTGTCGCGGCAGCTCGGCGGCTGGCAGGTGATCTCGTGGGCGCTCGTGCTGTCGCTGCCGCTGATGCTGCCGCTCACGTGGATCACGTGGCCCGCGTCGTTCGACGGCGTCGACGCCGCCGCGCTGTGGGGGCTCGCTTACGTGTCGCTGTTCAGCATGCTGATCGGTTTCGTGTTCTGGTATCGCGGGCTCGCGCTCGGCGGGATCGCCGGCGTCGGCCAGTTGCAGCTGCTGCAGCCGTTCTTCGGCTTCCTGCTGGCAGCCGGGCTGCTGCATGAGACGGTGCCGCCGTCGATGGTCGTCGTGACGGCGGTCGTGGTGGGCTGCGTGGCAGGCGCGAAGTACTTCTCGAAAATGGCGCCCGTGCAGCGCGCGGGGTGACGTGCGCTGCACGGGCGCGGCGCGTCGAAGATCGACCCGTCTGCGCTCAATCGTCCGGCGTGCTTACGCGACGTGCGCCACGCCATACCGTGAAGACAGGTACCGCCGGATATCGGCAGGCGAATCGATGAAGCGTCGGCCGTTGTGCTCGCGAATCGCGAGTGTGTCGTCGTTCGGCGCCTGTCCGTCGCCGAGCACGAGCACGGGCGCCGACTGGTGGTCCGCGCCGATCAGCGCGACGATCGGCTGGCGCGGCCGCGGCGCGTCGATGTATTCGACGTCGACAGCGTCGCGCAGCTGCGGGTAGAAGCTCAGCAGCCCTTCGACGGAAACCGAATCGCCACAGTAGAAAGGACCTTCGGAGTCCTTGAAGAAGCCGGGGCGGAGAATGAACAGCGTATCTTTCATGATTGTCTCGCTATGAAGGAGAGTGAACGTCGAAGAAAACGTGATGCGGGGCGGCGTGCACTACGTCGCCCGATTTCAGGCTGGTGCGAGCGCGGCGGCGCGCATTCTCGCGAAACCGGCGGCGAGGTCGGCGATCATGTCGTCGGGATGCTCGAGCCCCGCATGGATCCGCAGCAGCGGGCCTGCCGCCGCCCATTGCGTGGCGGTTCGGGAGCGCGACGGATTGGACGGGATGATCAGGCTTTCGAAGCCGCCCCAGCTATACCCCATGCCGAAGCACGTCATGCCGTCGAGCAGCGCGCGCACCGCATCGTCGGGCTGCGGGTGCAGCACCACGCCGAACAGCCCGCACGCGCCGGTGAAATCGCGCTGCCACAGCGCATGGCCAGGGTCGCCGGGCCGCGCCGGACACAGGATCCGCGCGACTTCCGGCTGCGTCGCGAGCCATTCGGTCAGCGCGTGCGCGTTGCGCTGGTGCCGCTCGAGCCGGACCGACAGCGTGCGCAGGCCGCGCAGTGCGAGATAGGCGTCGTCGCCGCTGACGGTCATCCCGAGTTGCCGGTAGAAGCGCGTGACTGTCGGCGCGAGCGCCTCGGTCGTCAGGATCGCGCCCATCAGCACGTCGGAGTGTCCGGCGATGTATTTGGTCGCGGCATGAATCGACACGTCGACGCCATGCGAAAACGAGCGGAAATTCAGCGGCGTGCCCCACGTGTTGTCGAGCAGCACGACGGCGCCGTGCCGGTGCGCGACGCGGCTGATGGCCGGAATATCCTGCACTTCGAAGGTCAGCGAGCCCGGCGATTCGGCAAACACCGCACGCGTGTTCGGCCGCATCAGCGACGCGATGTCCGCACCGATCGACGGATCGTAGAAGGTCGTTTCGATGCCGAGGCGCGCGAGCGTTTCGTCGCAGAACGAGCGGGTCGGGTCGTACACGGAATCGGTCATCAGCAGATGGTCGCCGGGATTCAGCACCGCGAGCAGCGCGGTCGTGATCGCGCTGAGGCCGCTCGGCGTCAGCAGCGCGGCGTGCGCGCCTTCTAGGCGCGCGAGCGCCTTCTCGAGCGCGCGCGTGGTCGGGCTGCCGTGACGCCCGTACGCGAGCGGCGTGCCGCGCACGGCGTCGAGTGCGTCGGTGCCGTGAAAGAGCAGCGTCGACTGGCGGTACACGGGCGGGTTCACGGGCGAACCGGGCTGGCCGTGCGAGCGGCCTTCGTGGGCGAGAACGGTGTCGGTCGAATGCAGGTGGTTCAAGATGTCGTCCTTTGAGGGTCAATCAATCGAAGCAAGGCAGCCGCGCGGTCAATGCAGGATCTTGTCGAGGAAATCGCGGGCGCGCTCGGAACGCGGCGCGGCGAAGAACCTGTCGCTGGCCGCGTCCTCGATCACCGCGCCCTGGTCCATGAAAATCACGCGATGCGCGACCTTTCGCGCGAAACCCATTTCATGCGTGACGCAGACCATCGTCATCCCTTCGCGCGCGAGTTCGACCATCACGTCGAGCACTTCGTTGATCATCTCGGGATCGAGCGCGGAGGTCGGTTCGTCGAACAGCATCGCGACCGGGTTCATCGACAGTGCGCGCGCGATCGCGACGCGCTGCTGCTGTCCGCCGGACAACTGCCCCGGATACTTGTGCGCGTGCGCCTTCAGGCCGACGCGATCGAGCAGCTTCATGCCGTTCTCGACGGCTTCGTCCTTGCGGCGGCCGAGCACCTTGATCTGCGCGAGCGTCAGGTTCTCGGTGATCGACAGGTGCGGAAACAGCTCGAAGTGCTGGAACACCATGCCGACGCGGGCGCGCAATTGCGCAAGCTTCGCGGCGGGATCGCCGAGCCGCGTGCCGTCGACGGTGATGCTGCCTTTCTGGAACGGCTCGAGACCATTGATCGTCTTGATCAGAGTCGACTTGCCGGAGCCCGACGGCCCGCACACGACGACCACTTCGCCTTTCGAGACCGCCGCGCTGCATGCCGAGAGCACCTGGTGCTTGCCATACCATTTCGATACGTTGTCGAGCGTAATCATGTTCGGTCCGTCGTTGAGGTTCGGGTTGAATGGCTGGCGCGCGTTCAATGCGTGGACGGCAGCGCGAGGCGCGTCTCGACGCGGCCCTGAAGCCGCGTGAGCAGCGTGCTGAGTACCCAGTAGATTGCGGCGGCGGCGAGATAGAGCGGCAGCGGCTGGAACGTCGCGGCGATCACTTCCTGCGTCGAGCGCAGCAATTCGGTGACGGTGATCACGGAGACCAGCGACGTGTCCTTGATCAGGCTGATCAGCGTATTGCCGAGGCTCGGCACCGCGAGGCGCAGCGCTTGCGGGCAGACGATGTGGCGCAGCGTCTGCACGTGCGTGAGGCCGAGGCTGTGAGCGGCCGCCCATTGCCCGCGTCCGATGCCGAGAATCGCGCCGCGCATGCTCTCCGACAGATAGGCGCCGGCGTTGAGCGTCAGCGTGAAGATGCCGGCCGTGGTCGGATCGAGCGTGATGCCGAGATCGGGCAGCCCGTAGTAGACGACGAACATCTGCACGAGCAGCGGCGTGCCGCGCATCAGGCTGACGTAGCCCTGCGCGAGCCCCGCGGCAAGCCGGTTGCTGCCGATGCGCATGATCGCGATCACGAGCCCGACGACGAGGCCGAGCGCCATCGACGCCACGGCAAACTTCAGCGTGAGCACCGCGCCCTTGACCATCACGGGCAGGGTATGAACGACCAGTTCGAGTGCTTCCATCACGTGTCTCCTGATTGTGTGCCGGACGGCCCGCGCGTGCGTGCGCGCGGGCGCGGGGCGGGCTGCGTTATTGCGTTACCGGCTTGGTCGTATCCGTACCGAACCACTGCATCGAGATCTTCTTCAGCGTGCCGTCCTGCTGCAGCGACGCGACCGCATCGTCGATCGCCTTAGCGAATTTCGGATTGCCCTTGCGGAACGGAATGCCCATCCGGTCCTCGCCGCCCGGGAGCACCGAGCCGGGCCGCAGCGGCAGGTGCGAGTTCTTGATCAGGTAGCTGAGCATCAGGCGGTCGTTGACCGCTGCGTCGATACGGCCCGCCGCGAGGTCGCGCAGGTTCTCCGGCGTGCCCGGATAGACCTGCAGGTCGATCGCGGGCACGGTCTTGACGAGATCGACGTAGTTGCTGCCCATCGTCACGCCGACCTTCTTGCCCTTCAGTTCGTCGAGCGACTTGAATGCGCGCGTGTCGTTCTGCCGTTGCAGCAGTTGCGCGGACGAATACACGTACGGCTCGCTGAAATCGAGCGCCTGTTTGCGCGACGGGGTGATCGCGACCTGGTTGACGATCACGTCGAACTTGCCGGCCTGCAGGCCGGCGAGGATCCCGCTCCATTCGGTCGTGACGAACTGCGGCTTCACGCCGAGGCGGGCGGCGACCGCTTTCGCGACGTCGACGTCGAAGCCTTCGAGCTGGCCGTCGGCATTGCGGTAGTCGAACGGCGGGTAGGTGCCTTCCAGCGCGATCTTCAGCACGCCGGCCTGCTTGACGGTGTCGAGCAGGTCCGCCGCGTGCGACGTCACGGCGGCCATGCAGAGGAGGGCGGCCGCGATGCCTTGCTTGAACGTCGGGGTGAAGTGCTTCATGGTTGTCTCCGTGGTTGTTGTCGAAAATTCAGGGTGTGCGAAGCCGCGGCGACGGGCGGCGTCGCCGTGAGCGGGAAATCGGTGCGGTGCGTGGCGGCGCGAGTCGATCGCCGCCGTGCGTGATGCCGTGCGCGATGCCGTGCGTTACGGCATGCGTTCGTGCGCGGTGGAGGAGCGGCGCGCGTGCGGATGGCGGGGCGAGAAGTGCGAGTGGTCGCAGCGTGATGCGTGAGCGGACCGCGCGGCATACGTGTTGAACGTGTTCCGGTGCGCGGCGAAGAGTTCAAGCATGTTGTTCATGATTGCCCGTGCTGCTTTGCGAGTGTTGTGGGCCGGGCGCATCGTCGATGCGTATTCGGCGACAAGAATGCTGAGCGACTGAGGGCAATCTTAGGTTTATCAAAAAGGAATGTGTTTCCAAAGATGCGCGCACTTTCTGCGCGCTGTGGAATGTTTTTCTCCGTGTGCGAAAGGTGGCGCAAGCGATCTGCTGCGGTTGCGCACGATGCGAAGCATCAGGTGCTACGGTGCAGCCGGACGGTTGCTCCGGACCGTGACCCGGTGCCCCTGCGGCACGCCGAAAAGCAAAACGGCCAGGCTGCCGGTAGCGGCAAGCCTGGCCGTTGGCCTTCGTCACGCCGGACGCGCGTTACTCGAACGTTTCGAGCGCCAGCAATTCGGCGATCGTCTGCCGGCGGCGGATCAGCCGCGGCGTGCCGCGATCGACGAGCACTTCCGGCGCGAGCGGCCGGCTGTTGTAGTTCGAGGACATCGATGCGCCGTACGCGCCCGCGTCGTGCAGGAACAGCAGGTCGCCGATCTGCGGCTGTGCCAGCTTGCGGT comes from Burkholderia pyrrocinia and encodes:
- a CDS encoding PLP-dependent aminotransferase family protein, whose product is MNHAAPIPVPPAPSRTRVETVMDTLRARIASRALMPGARVPSIRMMADGLGVSKSTVVDAYERLASEGVLVARRGSGFYVSGHAPPLALADLGPRLDRELDPLWLSRQSLEAAPTAVKPGCGWLPSSWLPDESLRRALRAVSRDESDALTDYATPLGLPALRQQLAWRLAQHGIHAEPAQIMLTDGGTHALDLVCRLLLEPGDTVVLDDPCYFNFQALLRAHRARIVSVPYTPNGPDLARFEQVLAEHRPRLYITNAALHNPTGATLAPPVAHRLLTLAAEHGLLIVEDDIFADFESTPAPRLAAFDGLSRVVSIGSFSKTLSASIRCGYVAARPEWIEALVDLKLATSFGNAQIGANVVHRLLVDGTYRRHLDSLRARLAEAMGETIRRLARAGFGIWTEPRGGLFVWAQLPDGLDAARVARHALEHDVVLAPGNVFSASRSATSYLRFNVSRCKGPVVFDALARAMDAARTAERTGTQPDAQGRALVTRAARVT
- a CDS encoding DMT family transporter, with product MQKTTDGWLSGLLGVIIFSGSLPATRVAVQGLDPLFLTFARATIAGALGLLLLVVLKQRRPTRAEAVSLAIVALGVVVGFPLLTALALKHVTSAHAIVFVGLLPLATALFGVWRGGERPRLPFWIFSIVGSGAVAAFALRNGGQASVVGDALMLAAIVACGLGYAEGARLSRQLGGWQVISWALVLSLPLMLPLTWITWPASFDGVDAAALWGLAYVSLFSMLIGFVFWYRGLALGGIAGVGQLQLLQPFFGFLLAAGLLHETVPPSMVVVTAVVVGCVAGAKYFSKMAPVQRAG
- a CDS encoding DUF3088 domain-containing protein, which translates into the protein MKDTLFILRPGFFKDSEGPFYCGDSVSVEGLLSFYPQLRDAVDVEYIDAPRPRQPIVALIGADHQSAPVLVLGDGQAPNDDTLAIREHNGRRFIDSPADIRRYLSSRYGVAHVA
- the metC gene encoding cystathionine beta-lyase, with product MNHLHSTDTVLAHEGRSHGQPGSPVNPPVYRQSTLLFHGTDALDAVRGTPLAYGRHGSPTTRALEKALARLEGAHAALLTPSGLSAITTALLAVLNPGDHLLMTDSVYDPTRSFCDETLARLGIETTFYDPSIGADIASLMRPNTRAVFAESPGSLTFEVQDIPAISRVAHRHGAVVLLDNTWGTPLNFRSFSHGVDVSIHAATKYIAGHSDVLMGAILTTEALAPTVTRFYRQLGMTVSGDDAYLALRGLRTLSVRLERHQRNAHALTEWLATQPEVARILCPARPGDPGHALWQRDFTGACGLFGVVLHPQPDDAVRALLDGMTCFGMGYSWGGFESLIIPSNPSRSRTATQWAAAGPLLRIHAGLEHPDDMIADLAAGFARMRAAALAPA
- a CDS encoding amino acid ABC transporter ATP-binding protein produces the protein MITLDNVSKWYGKHQVLSACSAAVSKGEVVVVCGPSGSGKSTLIKTINGLEPFQKGSITVDGTRLGDPAAKLAQLRARVGMVFQHFELFPHLSITENLTLAQIKVLGRRKDEAVENGMKLLDRVGLKAHAHKYPGQLSGGQQQRVAIARALSMNPVAMLFDEPTSALDPEMINEVLDVMVELAREGMTMVCVTHEMGFARKVAHRVIFMDQGAVIEDAASDRFFAAPRSERARDFLDKILH
- a CDS encoding amino acid ABC transporter permease, which produces MEALELVVHTLPVMVKGAVLTLKFAVASMALGLVVGLVIAIMRIGSNRLAAGLAQGYVSLMRGTPLLVQMFVVYYGLPDLGITLDPTTAGIFTLTLNAGAYLSESMRGAILGIGRGQWAAAHSLGLTHVQTLRHIVCPQALRLAVPSLGNTLISLIKDTSLVSVITVTELLRSTQEVIAATFQPLPLYLAAAAIYWVLSTLLTRLQGRVETRLALPSTH
- a CDS encoding transporter substrate-binding domain-containing protein, producing MKHFTPTFKQGIAAALLCMAAVTSHAADLLDTVKQAGVLKIALEGTYPPFDYRNADGQLEGFDVDVAKAVAARLGVKPQFVTTEWSGILAGLQAGKFDVIVNQVAITPSRKQALDFSEPYVYSSAQLLQRQNDTRAFKSLDELKGKKVGVTMGSNYVDLVKTVPAIDLQVYPGTPENLRDLAAGRIDAAVNDRLMLSYLIKNSHLPLRPGSVLPGGEDRMGIPFRKGNPKFAKAIDDAVASLQQDGTLKKISMQWFGTDTTKPVTQ